The Chryseolinea soli genome contains a region encoding:
- a CDS encoding cold-shock protein yields the protein MDYKDKNVIRKRYNDAAYEIAKTEMAIQKGQPDEAVRHSRNAGEAISQTLEYAMKHHLSASLKAVEQKYFNVSRVDIHELIGRYIDKEGNDNGQLYKTVNDLVDPTVDFVFLRDNKKVLTNEAKHKGSRPDFEIQKKYFLELGKFVTQYVDENLALKSVSDYQMVDFQNWDTFYLSCDKFTKEERNYILITGRASEAESNALKELGIPPWDLVIDFDYQSLENGLYSKAFSDRDIEPRKIKVSDPIEGRMFSKFSQSHYHYFINNFKGSGQPEVKEYRAWFRLYEKPIDSFLMNFASQLPAQKTIVVVMYNSRQHVALLIDKIYKYFGDNVVFVFVGSNLSDLGQTIEDANGVKVEISISDIAEGIVNFSSNFGITNPHLNQYLIPFLENSESKDVTGQLTAEQFFQLEDDFEVLHKALPQASDTDEDKREFLCGKNKISWFGIKYRFDVERQNFVKKYVKPIERLIENGRGKVNLIHEAGYGGSTIARRIAWEIHDSYPTLILKKYRDKETLSKIVQLHQLTRKTLFIVMEVPQAISSDEVESLYKLLPSSRPVVFLVVKRGRPIPPSRDLYVNDWGNDAADLVRAYKPYLSEYNNPKTEEDKAKELDEIINSTDNYKKTPFYIGLVTFEEKFIAIKDFIKKFVEEVRGKEEQKRVLLYLSICDSYLGQGLPASFFRTVFKEGGKNSIINLEKYFSEDSSIVSSLIISFTEGNQKVWKIRHPFLSKELKEQLLRGESVNPEIWKQNLADYCIKLIEDSVSESLTADYTEELFQKLFIGSRRDRAGEAFTDIIRDITATEDKERLFKTLKETFPDNPHYCSHLARFYAYYDKNRELALKYADEAIRLSEAMDIQDSLLHHIKGMCIRSTIFDLMDKNTKSKSREGTYNPDEYEEILDKLIPSAAKEFETSRQIARKQNKADEHGYVAHIQMLIRAIDFGAQIADKSKGDFLAEIKEPFIDWLDLAESLLEEIRRIHITDDDSSKVEECSNQLLELYDNYNQILQNLRSQLDKSRNPGRIRRQIVRIYFKREIQISDNKVLNDLLSLMEQNINSEPDNERNFYLWFRAARLSRISLEDALSRVGKWKINSITTDSVFYFYVLKVFRALEGYTNDTIDAFNLIKECKAKGRGNTTILEWYGKGNDLQRLVHRNSLKSEEKDGKLELVRGYFTEFRHDGSGLIVLADKLEVFFSPTQAKLTRSDLNSEVEFYLGFSYDGLLADSYSVRFVGEAPKNKELQIAGVVAEEEVTVPGGNDGLPNVPEVIELPQKKPRQQIILGGRMNGIIVNLRELPKVSMGDILAEDGKRYFFHKNNERPEIFEKLKTKAKVTFQLKKTDKGLIAHNIEIA from the coding sequence ATGGACTACAAGGATAAGAATGTTATTAGAAAAAGATACAATGACGCGGCTTATGAAATAGCGAAGACCGAGATGGCAATTCAAAAAGGGCAGCCAGACGAAGCTGTAAGGCATTCAAGAAACGCAGGGGAGGCCATCTCACAAACTCTTGAGTATGCCATGAAGCACCATTTGTCGGCCAGCCTTAAGGCTGTTGAGCAAAAATATTTTAATGTAAGCCGCGTAGATATTCATGAATTGATCGGACGGTACATTGACAAGGAGGGTAATGACAATGGCCAATTGTACAAAACTGTGAACGACCTAGTTGATCCCACGGTTGATTTTGTTTTTCTAAGAGACAATAAAAAGGTTTTGACAAATGAGGCCAAGCATAAGGGAAGTAGACCTGATTTCGAAATACAGAAAAAGTACTTCTTAGAGCTTGGAAAGTTTGTAACGCAATATGTAGATGAGAATCTAGCTTTGAAAAGTGTCTCAGACTATCAGATGGTTGACTTTCAGAATTGGGATACATTTTACCTTTCATGCGACAAATTTACAAAAGAGGAACGAAATTATATTTTAATAACTGGCAGGGCTTCTGAGGCGGAAAGTAACGCGCTCAAGGAATTGGGTATTCCGCCATGGGACCTGGTTATAGATTTTGACTATCAATCTTTGGAGAACGGCTTGTATTCGAAGGCGTTTAGCGATAGAGACATTGAGCCAAGAAAAATTAAGGTCTCCGATCCCATTGAGGGTAGGATGTTTTCAAAATTTAGTCAATCTCACTATCATTATTTTATAAATAACTTTAAAGGTTCCGGTCAGCCAGAAGTTAAGGAGTATAGGGCTTGGTTCCGACTCTACGAAAAGCCTATTGATTCCTTCCTGATGAACTTTGCTAGTCAATTGCCAGCTCAAAAGACTATAGTTGTTGTTATGTATAATTCAAGGCAGCATGTTGCCTTGTTGATAGACAAAATATATAAATACTTTGGAGACAACGTGGTTTTTGTCTTTGTAGGATCGAACCTTTCCGACCTTGGGCAAACAATTGAAGATGCGAATGGAGTAAAAGTGGAAATATCTATTTCTGATATTGCTGAAGGAATTGTCAATTTTAGTTCAAATTTCGGCATAACAAATCCACATCTAAATCAATATTTGATACCATTTCTTGAAAACTCTGAATCGAAAGACGTGACGGGCCAGCTCACGGCTGAACAATTTTTTCAGTTAGAAGATGATTTTGAAGTTCTGCATAAAGCCCTGCCACAAGCAAGTGACACGGATGAGGATAAAAGAGAGTTCTTATGTGGTAAGAACAAAATTAGCTGGTTTGGGATAAAGTATCGTTTTGATGTAGAGAGACAAAATTTTGTCAAAAAATATGTGAAGCCAATCGAGCGATTGATTGAGAATGGGCGGGGGAAGGTGAATTTGATTCACGAAGCGGGATATGGAGGCAGTACAATTGCCAGACGAATTGCATGGGAGATTCATGATAGCTATCCGACTCTCATTCTGAAAAAATACAGGGATAAAGAGACTCTTAGTAAAATAGTTCAGCTTCACCAATTGACTCGAAAGACCTTGTTTATAGTAATGGAGGTTCCGCAAGCTATCTCGTCGGACGAGGTTGAGTCATTGTATAAGTTATTACCTTCTTCAAGACCAGTTGTATTTTTGGTCGTAAAAAGAGGGAGGCCTATTCCGCCATCGAGGGATTTGTACGTTAACGATTGGGGTAATGATGCTGCTGATTTAGTGAGAGCCTATAAGCCTTACCTCTCGGAATACAACAATCCCAAGACTGAAGAGGACAAGGCAAAGGAATTGGATGAAATAATTAACTCGACAGACAACTATAAAAAAACTCCGTTTTATATTGGCTTGGTGACATTTGAGGAGAAATTTATAGCCATAAAAGACTTTATAAAAAAATTTGTTGAGGAGGTTCGTGGCAAGGAAGAACAAAAAAGAGTGCTGCTCTATTTGTCGATTTGCGACAGTTACTTAGGTCAAGGCTTGCCGGCATCCTTTTTTAGAACTGTTTTTAAGGAGGGAGGAAAAAATTCCATAATAAATCTCGAAAAATATTTTTCAGAAGATTCATCTATCGTCAGCTCTCTTATTATTTCCTTTACCGAGGGAAATCAGAAAGTCTGGAAGATTCGGCACCCATTTCTTTCCAAGGAGTTAAAAGAGCAGCTTTTGAGAGGCGAGTCTGTAAATCCTGAAATTTGGAAGCAAAATTTAGCGGACTATTGCATCAAATTAATTGAGGATAGTGTCTCTGAGTCATTGACGGCAGACTATACAGAGGAACTTTTTCAGAAGTTGTTTATTGGGTCACGGAGAGACCGCGCGGGAGAAGCATTTACAGACATCATCAGAGATATTACTGCCACCGAGGATAAAGAACGCTTATTCAAAACATTAAAGGAGACTTTTCCAGACAATCCGCACTATTGCTCACATCTAGCGCGGTTTTATGCTTATTACGATAAAAATAGAGAGCTGGCGTTAAAATATGCTGATGAGGCAATCAGACTATCCGAAGCGATGGACATTCAAGACTCTTTGTTACACCATATAAAGGGGATGTGTATAAGGTCAACAATCTTCGATCTTATGGACAAAAACACAAAGAGTAAGTCTCGCGAGGGGACTTATAACCCCGATGAGTATGAAGAGATACTGGATAAACTAATTCCCAGTGCGGCAAAAGAATTTGAGACATCAAGACAGATTGCAAGAAAACAGAACAAGGCGGATGAGCATGGTTATGTGGCTCATATTCAAATGTTAATACGCGCAATAGATTTTGGCGCGCAGATAGCGGACAAATCAAAGGGCGATTTTCTGGCGGAAATTAAGGAGCCATTTATCGATTGGCTTGATCTTGCCGAGTCTTTGCTGGAAGAGATAAGGCGTATTCATATTACAGATGATGATAGCTCAAAAGTGGAAGAGTGTTCCAACCAGTTATTGGAACTGTATGATAACTACAATCAAATACTTCAGAATCTCAGGAGCCAACTCGATAAAAGTAGGAATCCTGGAAGGATAAGAAGGCAGATAGTCAGAATTTACTTTAAGAGGGAGATTCAAATCAGCGACAATAAGGTTTTGAACGATCTCCTTTCTTTAATGGAGCAAAATATAAACAGCGAGCCTGACAACGAGAGAAATTTTTATCTGTGGTTTAGAGCTGCGCGACTATCTCGCATCTCCTTGGAGGATGCCCTCAGTCGCGTTGGCAAATGGAAGATCAATAGTATTACCACGGATTCAGTATTTTATTTTTACGTTTTAAAAGTATTTAGAGCTCTTGAAGGTTATACAAATGACACTATTGATGCTTTTAATTTGATTAAAGAGTGTAAGGCGAAGGGTAGAGGTAATACCACGATTTTGGAATGGTACGGAAAAGGAAATGACCTACAACGATTGGTACATCGTAATTCTCTTAAATCCGAGGAAAAGGATGGCAAGTTGGAATTGGTTAGGGGATATTTTACCGAGTTTCGTCACGATGGAAGTGGTTTGATTGTCCTGGCGGACAAGCTTGAAGTCTTTTTTAGTCCAACTCAAGCCAAACTTACTCGGAGTGATTTGAACAGTGAAGTGGAGTTTTACTTGGGCTTTAGTTATGACGGCTTACTAGCCGATAGTTACAGCGTTAGGTTCGTTGGTGAAGCGCCAAAGAATAAAGAGTTACAAATTGCTGGCGTCGTAGCTGAGGAAGAAGTAACGGTTCCTGGGGGCAACGATGGGCTGCCTAATGTACCCGAGGTCATAGAGTTGCCACAGAAGAAACCAAGGCAACAGATTATTCTAGGTGGGAGAATGAATGGTATAATTGTAAATCTACGTGAGCTGCCTAAGGTTTCCATGGGAGATATTTTAGCAGAAGATGGAAAGCGGTATTTTTTTCATAAAAATAATGAAAGGCCAGAGATTTTTGAAAAATTGAAAACCAAAGCCAAAGTCACGTTTCAATTGAAGAAAACTGACAAGGGGTTAATTGCTCATAACATTGAAATTGCCTAG
- a CDS encoding MBOAT family O-acyltransferase: protein MLGFDIHKLAEQFVYHADEPLLFNSGFFLFLFTGFIWVYIVLSPMQRPKLIFVTLFSLYFYYKSSGGYFVLLIFAAVVDFTLAKWIHASTDPWRRKFFIVLTLVINLGLLGYFKYSNLLYETFCFIADKPFEPSDIFLPVGVSFFTFQSLSYTLDVYRGTLKPVDHLVDYAFFVSFFPQLVAGPIVRAADFIPQIYKPTVVTKEMLGRAVFLIGCGLFKKAVIADYISVNFVDRVFDAPALYTGLENLFAVYGYALQIYCDFSGYSDMAIGIALLLGFHFNINFDSPYQSKNITEFWRRWHISLSSWLRDYLYISLGGNRKGKARTYVNLMITMLLGGLWHGASWRFLIWGGLHGGALAFHKYITEKVDLSWRGWHIAGVVITFHFVCFCWIFFRAPDLGTVGQMLAQITTHFKAQIFFDFIAGYKGVVLLMLLAYILHFMPKRFEFSAEETITRMPLVAQAACLTAVILLVLQMKMAGVQPFIYFQF, encoded by the coding sequence ATGTTGGGCTTCGACATCCATAAGCTGGCAGAACAATTTGTCTATCATGCCGACGAGCCCCTGTTGTTCAACAGCGGGTTCTTCCTGTTTTTGTTTACGGGCTTCATCTGGGTCTATATCGTGCTCAGCCCGATGCAGCGGCCGAAGCTGATCTTTGTGACGCTTTTCTCTTTGTACTTCTATTATAAATCGAGTGGCGGTTATTTCGTGCTGCTCATCTTCGCGGCCGTGGTGGACTTCACGTTAGCCAAATGGATCCACGCCAGCACCGACCCGTGGCGGCGAAAATTCTTCATCGTCCTGACATTAGTGATCAACCTGGGTTTGCTGGGCTATTTCAAATACAGCAATCTCCTGTATGAGACCTTTTGCTTTATCGCCGACAAGCCTTTCGAACCCTCGGATATTTTTCTGCCGGTGGGGGTTTCGTTTTTCACCTTTCAATCGCTCAGCTATACGCTTGATGTTTATCGCGGCACATTGAAGCCTGTCGACCACCTGGTCGACTACGCTTTCTTTGTATCGTTCTTCCCACAGCTGGTGGCCGGGCCAATTGTACGCGCCGCCGATTTCATCCCGCAGATCTACAAACCCACGGTCGTGACCAAGGAAATGCTGGGCCGCGCCGTCTTTCTGATCGGCTGCGGACTTTTCAAAAAGGCGGTGATCGCCGATTACATCAGCGTCAACTTTGTCGATCGGGTATTCGACGCGCCCGCTCTTTACACCGGTCTTGAAAATCTTTTTGCCGTGTATGGGTACGCCCTGCAGATCTATTGCGACTTCTCGGGCTATTCCGACATGGCCATCGGCATCGCGCTGTTGTTGGGCTTCCACTTCAACATCAACTTCGACTCGCCCTATCAATCGAAGAACATTACCGAGTTCTGGCGGCGTTGGCACATCTCGTTGTCGTCGTGGTTGCGTGACTATTTGTATATTTCATTGGGCGGGAATCGGAAAGGAAAGGCCCGCACCTATGTCAACCTGATGATCACCATGCTACTGGGTGGTTTGTGGCACGGCGCGTCATGGCGTTTCCTGATTTGGGGTGGGTTGCATGGGGGTGCGCTCGCCTTTCATAAATACATTACTGAAAAGGTCGACCTTTCATGGCGCGGCTGGCACATTGCAGGCGTAGTCATCACGTTCCACTTCGTTTGTTTCTGTTGGATCTTCTTCCGCGCGCCTGATCTGGGCACAGTAGGACAAATGCTGGCGCAGATTACCACCCACTTCAAGGCGCAGATTTTCTTCGACTTTATTGCAGGCTATAAAGGTGTGGTCTTGCTGATGCTGTTGGCGTATATACTGCATTTCATGCCCAAGCGCTTCGAATTCAGCGCCGAAGAAACCATTACACGCATGCCCCTGGTGGCGCAAGCTGCTTGTCTCACGGCTGTGATTCTGTTGGTGCTGCAGATGAAAATGGCGGGGGTGCAGCCTTTTATTTATTTCCAGTTCTGA
- a CDS encoding GDSL-type esterase/lipase family protein — translation MTMTAASPKTSLCAVAMTMLLLWATTHPAQGQGTVNFTFPSYGLANDTINLIQNADYLDSFFESLLQLKATGRGKVNIIHLGDSHIQADFITDVVRRNFQNDFGNAGRGLIVPGRVAGTNEPNNIRTGSTTTWKAKRCTYPEQPLPIGIGGITVSTEESDARISVKVDNTLNDYSFSSVTLFFQKDPSSYSFSVNDATGQELGITGPYEEGMANVSRIELNNCVDQVSIQAVKSNDDQKQATLFGIELENGNDGVLYHAIGVNGAKYKHYNAAVHFAKQTAALDPDLFIIALGTNESVEYPYLDPTLLYHIDKLVQSLREVNPETKFILVTPPDAFRRKVKPNPGVEKIRNQIIQYAVENGLAFWDFYKVAGGKHSAAKWRERGILRPDGIHFTKEGYEYQGNLLYEAFIKTYNHYVGLRHP, via the coding sequence ATGACGATGACCGCCGCCTCACCCAAAACCAGCTTATGCGCCGTCGCGATGACGATGCTGCTGCTATGGGCAACGACGCACCCTGCCCAAGGCCAGGGCACGGTCAACTTCACGTTCCCCTCCTATGGCCTGGCGAACGATACCATCAACCTCATTCAAAACGCAGATTATCTCGACAGCTTTTTTGAATCACTGCTGCAATTGAAAGCCACCGGGCGTGGCAAGGTAAATATCATTCACCTCGGCGACTCGCACATCCAGGCCGACTTTATCACCGACGTCGTGCGACGCAATTTTCAAAACGACTTTGGGAACGCGGGGCGTGGTCTCATTGTGCCGGGCCGTGTGGCCGGAACGAACGAACCCAACAACATCCGGACGGGATCGACCACCACCTGGAAAGCCAAACGCTGCACCTATCCCGAACAGCCTTTGCCCATCGGGATCGGGGGCATTACCGTAAGCACAGAAGAATCGGACGCGCGCATCTCCGTGAAAGTGGACAACACCTTGAACGACTACAGTTTTAGTTCGGTCACCTTGTTCTTTCAAAAAGATCCCAGCAGCTACAGTTTCTCCGTGAACGATGCCACGGGCCAGGAGCTGGGCATCACCGGTCCCTACGAAGAAGGGATGGCCAACGTGTCGCGCATCGAGTTGAACAATTGCGTGGACCAGGTATCCATCCAAGCCGTAAAATCAAACGACGATCAAAAACAAGCCACCCTTTTTGGGATCGAATTGGAGAATGGCAACGACGGTGTGTTGTATCATGCCATCGGGGTGAACGGTGCCAAATACAAGCACTACAACGCCGCGGTTCACTTTGCCAAACAGACAGCGGCACTCGACCCGGATCTTTTTATCATCGCCCTGGGCACGAACGAGTCGGTGGAATATCCCTACCTCGACCCTACCCTGCTCTATCACATCGACAAGCTGGTGCAGTCGTTGAGAGAAGTCAACCCCGAGACAAAATTTATCCTGGTCACTCCCCCGGATGCGTTTCGTAGAAAAGTGAAACCCAATCCGGGCGTAGAAAAAATCAGGAACCAGATCATTCAATATGCAGTAGAAAACGGGCTGGCCTTTTGGGATTTCTACAAGGTGGCCGGTGGCAAACATTCCGCTGCCAAGTGGCGCGAGAGAGGCATACTGCGCCCCGACGGCATTCACTTCACCAAAGAGGGATATGAATACCAGGGGAATTTATTATACGAAGCGTTTATAAAAACCTACAATCACTATGTTGGGCTTCGACATCCATAA
- a CDS encoding UxaA family hydrolase, with translation MSNTFLKIHPADNVFVALTDLKAGEKISYEGKSLVLKDDVNAKHKFAENDLAPDDEVFMYGTVVGKATQPIKQGGVIGTHNLKHKAAPYSGRTKTYQWTPPDVSTFRNKTFMGFHRADGQVGTANYWLVIPLVFCENRNVEMIRQAFQDELGFTKPDVYKNYVHDLVNLYREGKTEKLADVRFQPATEVPSKRVFKNIDGIKVLTHQGGCGGTRQDAQTLCALLAGYIHNPNVAGATILSLGCQNAEIKTIQERLATLDPKGLKPVIILDQQQSGTEQELLSQAIQKTFLALIEADKTERKPAPLNKLVVGLKCGGSDGFSGISANPAIGHTSDLLVALGGSTILSEFPELCGVEQELINRCEEDEAGNRFIQLMRTYSDAAEAVGSGFDMNPSPGNIKDGLITDAIKSAGAAKKGGTAPVADVLPYATYIRKPGLNLLCTPGNDVESTTGTTGSGAQIILFTTGLGTPTGNPVSQVIKLSTNTRLAQKMPDIIDFNTGQIISGEKTIEQVGEEILDFIIEVASGRTTAKSVALNQDDFIPWKRGVSL, from the coding sequence ATGTCAAACACGTTTTTAAAGATTCACCCGGCCGACAATGTGTTCGTCGCGTTGACCGACCTGAAAGCCGGAGAAAAAATTTCGTACGAAGGCAAATCGCTCGTTTTGAAAGACGATGTGAATGCCAAACACAAGTTCGCCGAGAACGATCTGGCGCCCGACGACGAAGTGTTCATGTATGGCACCGTGGTGGGCAAAGCCACACAGCCCATCAAACAGGGCGGTGTGATCGGCACACACAATCTCAAACACAAAGCCGCGCCCTATTCCGGAAGAACGAAGACCTATCAATGGACGCCGCCCGATGTTTCGACATTCAGGAACAAGACGTTTATGGGTTTTCATCGCGCCGATGGCCAGGTGGGCACCGCCAACTATTGGCTGGTGATCCCTTTGGTCTTTTGCGAAAACCGGAATGTGGAAATGATCCGCCAGGCCTTCCAGGACGAACTGGGGTTCACCAAACCGGATGTGTATAAGAACTATGTCCACGACCTGGTCAACTTATACCGCGAAGGCAAGACCGAAAAGCTCGCCGACGTGCGTTTTCAGCCGGCCACGGAAGTGCCCTCGAAACGGGTGTTCAAAAACATCGACGGCATCAAAGTGCTAACCCACCAAGGAGGCTGCGGTGGCACACGCCAGGATGCACAAACGTTGTGTGCGTTGTTGGCGGGCTACATCCACAACCCCAACGTGGCCGGGGCGACCATCCTAAGCCTGGGCTGTCAGAACGCAGAAATAAAAACCATCCAGGAAAGGCTGGCCACACTCGACCCGAAGGGGTTGAAGCCCGTGATCATCCTGGACCAGCAGCAATCCGGCACCGAGCAGGAGTTACTGAGCCAGGCCATTCAAAAAACATTCCTGGCCCTCATCGAGGCCGACAAGACCGAACGCAAACCCGCGCCACTGAATAAACTTGTGGTGGGCCTCAAGTGCGGCGGCTCCGACGGCTTCTCCGGTATCTCCGCCAACCCCGCCATCGGGCACACGTCCGATTTGCTGGTTGCTTTAGGAGGGAGCACCATCCTTTCCGAGTTCCCCGAGCTTTGTGGTGTGGAGCAGGAACTCATCAACCGCTGCGAGGAAGATGAGGCCGGCAACCGGTTCATCCAACTGATGCGCACCTATTCCGATGCCGCCGAAGCGGTAGGCTCCGGCTTCGACATGAACCCTTCGCCGGGCAACATCAAGGACGGCCTCATCACCGACGCCATCAAGTCGGCCGGTGCCGCCAAGAAAGGTGGTACCGCGCCCGTTGCCGATGTGCTGCCCTATGCCACCTACATCCGAAAGCCCGGCCTAAACCTGCTGTGCACACCCGGCAACGACGTGGAAAGTACTACCGGCACCACGGGGTCCGGCGCACAGATCATTTTGTTTACGACCGGCCTCGGTACACCCACGGGCAACCCCGTGTCGCAGGTGATCAAACTTTCCACGAACACGCGACTGGCCCAAAAGATGCCCGACATCATCGACTTCAACACCGGCCAGATCATTTCGGGAGAGAAGACCATCGAGCAGGTGGGCGAAGAGATCCTCGACTTCATCATCGAGGTGGCCAGCGGCCGCACCACGGCAAAGTCCGTCGCCCTGAACCAGGATGATTTTATCCCCTGGAAGCGCGGCGTTTCACTGTGA
- a CDS encoding bifunctional 4-hydroxy-2-oxoglutarate aldolase/2-dehydro-3-deoxy-phosphogluconate aldolase, translating to MSVSKKDAIINIRATGLVPVYFHHDVDMLLRSVSVSYACGIRAFEFMHQRDNKGLRYFEYLVERLDKFPGLMLGVGTVLDATMTERYIHSGASFIASPFLRPDMGEVCQRHDILWMPGCSAVPEIEKAKALGAEVINVSPGNVLGPEFVATVARQFTDLQFIPSGIADLRDAELMKWFESGAMAVKLNALLFTKDLIAEKNWKAIEQNLIALLKSIRKIQATVKPLNILK from the coding sequence ATGTCAGTAAGCAAGAAAGATGCGATTATCAATATCCGGGCAACGGGCCTGGTCCCGGTCTACTTTCACCACGACGTAGACATGTTGCTCCGCAGCGTGTCGGTGAGTTATGCCTGTGGCATTCGCGCTTTCGAGTTTATGCACCAGCGCGACAACAAAGGCCTGCGCTATTTCGAATACCTCGTAGAGCGCCTCGATAAATTTCCCGGGCTCATGCTCGGCGTGGGCACGGTGCTGGATGCCACCATGACGGAGCGCTACATTCACTCCGGTGCAAGTTTTATAGCATCGCCTTTTCTGCGCCCCGACATGGGCGAAGTGTGCCAACGCCACGACATCCTCTGGATGCCCGGATGCTCCGCAGTACCGGAAATAGAAAAAGCAAAAGCGCTGGGCGCAGAGGTCATCAACGTGTCGCCAGGCAACGTGCTGGGTCCTGAATTTGTCGCCACGGTGGCACGCCAGTTCACCGACTTGCAATTCATACCATCCGGCATAGCCGATCTGCGCGACGCCGAGTTGATGAAATGGTTCGAGTCCGGGGCGATGGCCGTGAAATTGAACGCCCTGCTTTTTACCAAAGACCTGATCGCCGAAAAAAACTGGAAAGCCATTGAACAGAATCTTATAGCATTATTGAAAAGTATTCGTAAAATTCAGGCCACGGTAAAACCCCTGAATATTCTCAAATGA
- a CDS encoding Gfo/Idh/MocA family oxidoreductase, protein MTPINTALLSFGMSGEVFHAPLINAHSGFNLTTVLQRSSTRAKDLYPNVKIVRQLDEVINDKSIELVVVNTPNDTHQPYAAKALEAGKHVIVEKPFTVTTPEADSLIALAKKVGKTLTVFQSRRWDGDYLTLKRVIDNKLVGKIVEIELHYDRFRNYIEPNTWKEEAGPGKGILYNLGSHMLDQVLVMFGMPKMVDARIGTQRPGGKVDDYYDIRLQYDGFHAIVKSSYLVREPGPRYILHGVDGSFVKYGIDLQEQALKEGKSPKSTSWAIEGKEWWGTLNTSIGSLHVEGAVETVPGNYLGFYQNVYEAVREGKALAVKPEESRDVIRLIELCYESSRLNKAVPGA, encoded by the coding sequence ATGACTCCCATCAACACTGCACTCCTTTCCTTCGGCATGTCGGGGGAAGTTTTTCATGCCCCTTTAATAAACGCCCATTCCGGATTTAACCTCACCACCGTCTTGCAGCGCAGTTCCACGCGTGCCAAGGACCTGTACCCCAACGTGAAGATCGTACGCCAGTTGGACGAGGTGATCAACGACAAGAGTATTGAGCTGGTCGTGGTGAACACCCCCAACGATACGCATCAACCCTATGCGGCCAAAGCTTTGGAAGCCGGCAAGCACGTGATCGTGGAGAAACCTTTCACCGTCACCACCCCGGAAGCCGACAGCCTCATCGCCTTGGCAAAAAAGGTAGGCAAGACCCTCACGGTTTTTCAAAGCCGGCGATGGGATGGAGATTACCTCACGCTAAAGCGGGTGATCGATAACAAGCTTGTGGGAAAGATCGTGGAGATCGAGTTGCACTATGACCGCTTCCGCAATTACATCGAACCCAACACGTGGAAAGAAGAGGCCGGCCCGGGAAAAGGGATTCTCTACAATCTGGGCTCACACATGCTGGACCAGGTGCTGGTCATGTTCGGCATGCCCAAGATGGTAGATGCCCGCATCGGCACACAGCGCCCGGGTGGAAAAGTGGACGATTATTATGATATACGCCTGCAGTACGATGGTTTTCATGCCATTGTGAAATCCAGTTACCTCGTGCGGGAGCCTGGGCCACGGTATATTTTGCATGGCGTGGACGGTTCTTTTGTGAAATATGGAATTGATCTGCAAGAACAAGCTTTAAAAGAGGGTAAGAGCCCGAAATCTACGTCATGGGCTATAGAGGGGAAAGAATGGTGGGGGACGCTGAATACGAGCATCGGATCACTTCATGTGGAGGGTGCTGTGGAAACCGTGCCGGGTAACTATCTGGGATTCTATCAGAATGTATACGAGGCGGTGCGGGAAGGAAAGGCGTTGGCGGTGAAGCCGGAGGAGTCGCGCGATGTCATCCGGTTGATTGAATTGTGTTATGAGAGCAGCCGCTTGAACAAGGCGGTTCCTGGAGCCTAA